The following are encoded together in the Deinococcus soli (ex Cha et al. 2016) genome:
- a CDS encoding putative bifunctional diguanylate cyclase/phosphodiesterase, whose protein sequence is MKPGEPHLNPFQTLGIVGDECGRLEAIRGSGLWQTPPEAAFDRIVDLARTLCQAPVALFSLIDRDSQWFKARSGTVQDGSSRTDSICTLVVEQVGPLVIPDTHLDPRVARRATVTGPMSVRAYAGVPVVTPDGYALGTLCVIDHRPRPFTPEQVESLTQLAEVLSGELERRAVQVQLERLSLTDALTGLPNRAQLREYLRQSAQRVTLSGERVALALLDLDGFKVINDSLGHQTGDVLLQQVATRLREALSSSDLVARMGGDEFALVLTDVRGIGSVERVLTRLRYAMERPFTVGGRDLPASFSAGVSLYPDDGVDAEEMLARADTAMYRAKRAGLGWAFFNALHDSRSASDLELLSALHHAGERGELLAYFQPVVHANDYSPAGCEALVRWQRSGQLISPADFIPLAERSGQIHQLGEFMLRAATREIQRGRLRRVAVNVSPLEFDQPGYVQRVSDILNESGIDPDRLVLEITESSLLDADRSRAVLRDLRALGVQLALDDFGTGYSSLSALSSLPVQHLKIDRSFVQGVGQDGETGVRSLEVVRAIVTLGRALGLNTVAEGVETPMQAALLREVGCTYLQGFHFGRPAPLA, encoded by the coding sequence ATGAAGCCCGGCGAGCCACACCTGAACCCCTTTCAGACGCTCGGCATCGTCGGTGACGAGTGTGGGCGACTGGAGGCGATTCGGGGCAGCGGCCTGTGGCAGACGCCGCCCGAGGCTGCGTTCGACCGGATCGTTGATCTCGCCCGGACACTGTGTCAGGCCCCGGTGGCGCTGTTCAGCCTGATTGACCGCGACAGCCAGTGGTTCAAGGCGCGCTCCGGCACCGTCCAGGACGGCTCGAGCCGCACCGACTCGATCTGCACGCTGGTCGTCGAGCAGGTTGGGCCGCTGGTGATCCCGGACACGCACCTCGACCCGCGCGTGGCGCGGCGCGCGACTGTCACCGGTCCCATGAGCGTCCGCGCCTACGCCGGGGTGCCGGTGGTCACCCCGGACGGCTACGCACTGGGTACCCTGTGTGTGATTGACCACCGCCCCCGCCCCTTCACGCCCGAGCAGGTCGAGTCGCTCACGCAGCTGGCCGAGGTGCTTAGCGGGGAACTGGAACGCCGCGCGGTGCAGGTGCAGCTCGAGCGGCTGTCCCTGACCGACGCCCTGACCGGCCTGCCCAACCGCGCGCAGTTGCGCGAGTACCTGCGCCAGTCGGCGCAGCGGGTGACCCTGTCGGGCGAGCGGGTGGCGCTGGCGCTACTGGACCTCGACGGGTTCAAGGTCATCAACGACTCGCTGGGGCATCAGACCGGGGATGTCCTGTTGCAGCAGGTGGCGACGCGCCTGCGCGAGGCACTGTCCAGCAGTGATCTCGTGGCCCGGATGGGAGGCGACGAGTTCGCACTGGTGCTGACCGACGTGCGGGGCATCGGGTCCGTGGAGCGGGTCCTGACGCGACTGCGGTACGCGATGGAGCGGCCGTTCACGGTGGGTGGGCGTGACCTGCCCGCCAGTTTCAGCGCGGGCGTGAGCCTGTACCCGGACGACGGCGTGGACGCCGAGGAGATGCTGGCCCGCGCGGATACCGCCATGTACCGCGCCAAGCGCGCGGGGCTGGGCTGGGCGTTCTTCAATGCGCTGCACGACTCCCGCAGCGCCTCGGACCTCGAACTGCTGTCGGCGCTGCACCACGCGGGTGAACGCGGCGAGCTGCTCGCGTACTTCCAGCCGGTCGTGCACGCAAACGATTACAGTCCGGCGGGCTGCGAGGCCCTGGTGCGCTGGCAGCGCAGCGGGCAGCTCATCAGCCCGGCGGACTTCATCCCGCTGGCCGAACGGTCCGGGCAGATCCACCAGCTGGGGGAGTTCATGCTCAGGGCCGCCACCCGCGAGATCCAGCGCGGCCGCCTGCGGCGGGTGGCCGTGAACGTCAGCCCGCTGGAATTCGACCAGCCCGGGTACGTGCAGCGCGTGTCCGACATCCTGAACGAGAGCGGCATCGACCCCGACCGGCTCGTGCTGGAGATCACCGAGTCGTCCCTGCTGGACGCCGACCGCTCCCGGGCGGTCCTGCGGGACCTGCGCGCGCTGGGCGTGCAGCTGGCCCTGGACGACTTCGGCACCGGGTACTCGAGCCTGTCGGCCCTGTCGAGCCTGCCGGTCCAGCACCTGAAGATCGACCGGTCCTTTGTGCAGGGCGTCGGGCAGGACGGCGAGACCGGCGTCCGCTCACTGGAGGTCGTGCGCGCCATCGTGACTCTGGGGCGCGCCCTGGGCCTGAACACCGTCGCCGAGGGCGTGGAGACACCCATGCAGGCGGCGCTGCTGCGGGAGGTGGGCTGCACGTACCTGCAGGGCTTCCACTTCGGGCGTCCCGCCCCGCTGGCCTGA
- a CDS encoding acyl-CoA dehydrogenase family protein: MDFTLNDEQRQLQQLARDFTRKEIIPIASEYDQKEELPWQVVEKAFEVGLLNPSIPEHAGGLGLGMFDECLIGEEIAYGCMGIYTVLMASELGIAPILIGGTEEQHRRFLTPLTEKAGLAAFALSEPNNGSDAAAMGTTAVLDGDEWVINGTKMWISNGGLAEVTVVFATTDKQGGHKATVALVVPKDAPGFSYNKIKHKLGQRASLTSELVFENVRVPRENQLGGLGDGFKIAMKTLDKTRIPVAAGSVGIARRAMEESIKYAKDRAAFGRPIAEFQAIQFKLAEMAIGIETGRLMYQKAAWLVDQGQPHGFESAIAKAYCSEMAFNAANEGIQIHGGYGYVAEYPVEKLLRDVKLNMIYEGTNEIQRVVISRNLLK, translated from the coding sequence ATGGACTTCACCCTGAACGACGAACAACGCCAGCTGCAGCAGCTCGCCCGCGACTTCACCCGCAAGGAGATCATCCCGATCGCCTCCGAGTACGACCAGAAGGAAGAACTGCCCTGGCAGGTCGTCGAGAAGGCCTTCGAGGTCGGCCTGCTCAACCCCAGCATCCCCGAGCACGCAGGCGGTCTGGGCCTGGGCATGTTCGACGAGTGCCTGATCGGCGAGGAGATCGCGTACGGCTGCATGGGCATCTACACCGTCCTGATGGCCAGCGAACTGGGCATCGCCCCGATCCTGATCGGCGGCACCGAGGAGCAGCACAGGCGCTTCCTGACGCCGCTGACCGAGAAGGCCGGGCTGGCCGCGTTCGCCCTGAGCGAACCGAACAACGGCTCCGACGCCGCCGCGATGGGCACCACCGCCGTGCTGGACGGCGACGAGTGGGTCATCAACGGCACGAAGATGTGGATCAGCAACGGCGGTCTGGCCGAAGTGACGGTCGTGTTCGCCACCACCGACAAGCAGGGCGGTCACAAGGCGACGGTCGCGCTGGTGGTGCCCAAGGACGCGCCGGGCTTCTCGTACAACAAGATCAAGCACAAGCTGGGCCAGCGCGCCAGCCTGACCAGCGAACTGGTGTTCGAGAACGTCCGCGTGCCGCGCGAGAACCAGCTGGGCGGCCTGGGCGACGGCTTCAAGATCGCCATGAAGACCCTGGACAAGACCCGCATTCCGGTCGCGGCGGGCTCGGTCGGCATCGCGCGGCGCGCCATGGAGGAGAGCATCAAGTACGCCAAGGACCGCGCGGCGTTCGGCCGGCCTATCGCGGAGTTCCAGGCGATCCAGTTCAAACTGGCCGAGATGGCCATCGGCATCGAGACGGGCCGCCTGATGTACCAGAAGGCCGCGTGGCTGGTGGACCAGGGGCAGCCTCACGGGTTCGAGAGCGCGATCGCCAAGGCGTACTGCAGTGAAATGGCCTTCAACGCCGCGAACGAGGGCATTCAGATTCACGGTGGGTACGGCTACGTGGCCGAGTACCCGGTCGAGAAGCTGCTGCGCGACGTGAAACTGAACATGATCTACGAGGGCACCAACGAGATCCAGCGCGTGGTGATCAGCCGCAATCTGCTGAAGTGA
- a CDS encoding fumarylacetoacetate hydrolase family protein → MKLVRFTAGDGAAQWGVLNGTQVQVTRGMGGEPTGETLDAAGVTLLAPAEPSKIVCVGRNYLDHIRELGNDTGDLPAEPGIFLKGPNTLAEPGGAVQRPDWTQNFHFEGELALVIGQRARNLTPDTALAAVAGYTCALDLTARDLQKTDLQWFRAKAADRFCPLGPWLETDFDPRDVRVQTRVNGQTRQDGRTAQMIFPVVDILVYLTRFVTLEPGDVVLTGTPEGVGPVGPGDTVEVEVSGLGVLVTPIV, encoded by the coding sequence ATGAAACTCGTCAGATTCACGGCAGGGGACGGCGCGGCGCAGTGGGGCGTCCTGAACGGCACGCAGGTGCAGGTCACGCGCGGTATGGGCGGCGAGCCCACAGGCGAGACGCTGGACGCTGCGGGCGTGACGCTGCTCGCCCCGGCCGAGCCCAGCAAGATCGTCTGCGTGGGCCGCAACTACCTCGACCACATCCGCGAGCTGGGCAACGACACTGGCGACCTGCCTGCAGAGCCCGGCATCTTTCTGAAGGGCCCCAACACCCTGGCTGAACCGGGCGGCGCCGTGCAGCGCCCTGACTGGACGCAGAACTTCCACTTCGAGGGTGAACTGGCGCTGGTGATCGGGCAGCGCGCCCGGAACCTCACGCCCGACACAGCGCTGGCAGCCGTGGCGGGCTATACCTGCGCCCTGGACCTGACCGCGCGCGACCTCCAGAAGACCGACCTGCAGTGGTTCCGTGCGAAGGCCGCCGACCGCTTCTGCCCGCTGGGCCCCTGGCTGGAGACCGACTTCGATCCCCGCGACGTGCGCGTGCAGACCCGCGTGAACGGCCAGACGCGACAGGACGGCCGCACCGCCCAGATGATCTTCCCGGTCGTGGATATCCTGGTGTACCTGACGCGTTTCGTGACGCTGGAACCCGGCGACGTCGTCCTGACCGGCACGCCTGAGGGCGTCGGCCCGGTCGGTCCGGGCGACACGGTCGAGGTGGAGGTCTCGGGCCTCGGGGTCCTCGTCACGCCCATCGTCTGA
- a CDS encoding phosphotransferase family protein, which translates to MRLGALLADTWRAPSGEVAVDARVWPRTLRAQFPGAQLRESWVGEGAAFARYASAGGPLFLKYLPAGWRDARAAGRLEREAAYLRDLASGCPVPYAPLLHAARSADRPLAHLLMRDLTDATTGWGYFTDDAAREEGLRDVVRLLAALHAHWAGPGRAALSGEWTWQPEEVLDRNRVARWQDRPGVPDLPAAQRDALLDAAQALPALLRDVPVWTLVHGDIHAGQVMWSRADGTPVLIDYGQVHPSLPGEDLAHLLALRLDAGERARLGGELREIYADALAQAGLPLSPAALRAQERAGLALNLLSTARQTLRRRGSGSGGVAEALARAAQAWSNDTAT; encoded by the coding sequence ATGCGGCTGGGGGCGCTGCTGGCGGATACGTGGCGCGCCCCGTCCGGCGAGGTGGCGGTGGACGCCCGCGTGTGGCCCCGCACGCTGCGGGCGCAGTTCCCCGGCGCGCAGCTGCGGGAATCGTGGGTGGGCGAGGGCGCGGCCTTCGCCCGTTACGCGTCGGCGGGCGGGCCGCTGTTCCTGAAGTACCTCCCGGCCGGGTGGCGGGACGCGCGGGCCGCCGGGCGCCTGGAGCGGGAGGCGGCCTACCTGCGCGACCTCGCGTCCGGCTGCCCGGTGCCGTACGCGCCGCTGCTGCACGCGGCTCGCAGCGCGGATCGGCCGCTGGCGCACCTGCTCATGCGGGACCTGACGGACGCGACGACCGGCTGGGGCTACTTCACGGACGACGCCGCGCGGGAGGAGGGCCTGCGGGACGTGGTGCGGCTGCTCGCGGCCCTGCACGCGCACTGGGCCGGGCCGGGCCGCGCGGCCCTGAGCGGCGAGTGGACGTGGCAGCCGGAGGAGGTGCTGGACCGGAATCGCGTGGCCCGGTGGCAGGATCGGCCCGGCGTGCCGGATCTGCCCGCCGCGCAGCGGGACGCCCTGCTGGACGCCGCGCAGGCCCTCCCGGCGCTGCTGCGGGACGTGCCGGTCTGGACGCTGGTGCACGGCGACATACACGCGGGGCAGGTGATGTGGTCCCGCGCGGACGGCACGCCGGTCCTGATCGATTACGGGCAGGTGCATCCCAGCCTGCCGGGCGAGGATCTCGCGCACCTGCTGGCGCTGCGGCTGGACGCCGGGGAACGCGCCCGGCTGGGCGGCGAATTGCGAGAAATCTACGCGGACGCGCTGGCGCAGGCAGGCCTGCCGCTGTCCCCGGCGGCGCTGCGGGCGCAGGAGCGGGCGGGGTTGGCGCTGAACCTGCTGTCCACCGCCCGGCAGACCCTGCGCCGCCGGGGCAGCGGATCGGGTGGTGTTGCGGAGGCGCTGGCCCGCGCCGCTCAGGCGTGGTCGAACGACACCGCGACCTGA
- a CDS encoding ABC transporter substrate-binding protein, protein MKKVLLTALLATLSAASAATLVFGGNGEPVSLESGNITDGISILVQRQIYDTLVDFEDGTTDLKPGLATKWTANANNTAWTFTLRKGVRFHDGTPMNADAVVFNLSRWWDKSHPYGFRDQGRTFEIVGELLGGYKGDATAVIKNIVKVNDTTVRVDLNKPSSVLPEVLAAGYFGIASPTAIKKEGAKYGTPASKPVGTGPFIFQSWRTGDRVTLLPNKLYWGEKAKVDQLVIRSIKDASQRLNELKAGTIDFANDLTPDSLRSIQADKNLVAVKRPSFNVGFVSMNNRNQYLKNQAVRQAISMAINKKEIANAFWNGLAVSNASFLPPVLAWANSPKVPADYKFDPAAAKKMLADAGYPNGFSIDLWYMPVSRPYFPTPKPIAEAIAADLSVIGIKVNLKTEDWAKYLQDRNKEPGFDMYMIGWTGDYGDPDNFYGAYYGANASDDINWNPANVETLLQQGRAANTQAAKAKVYQQLHELTYNAAYRIPMVHSNPLAAARSYVKGWTPSPLGSEPFNTISVGSKK, encoded by the coding sequence ATGAAGAAAGTGCTTCTGACCGCCCTGCTCGCGACCCTCAGTGCCGCGTCGGCCGCCACCCTCGTCTTCGGCGGTAACGGCGAACCCGTCAGCCTGGAATCCGGGAACATCACCGACGGCATCAGCATTCTGGTGCAGCGGCAGATCTACGACACCCTGGTCGACTTCGAGGACGGCACCACCGACCTCAAGCCCGGCCTGGCCACCAAGTGGACCGCGAACGCCAACAACACCGCCTGGACCTTCACGCTGCGCAAGGGCGTGCGCTTCCACGACGGCACCCCCATGAACGCCGACGCCGTGGTGTTCAACCTGAGCCGCTGGTGGGACAAGAGCCACCCCTACGGCTTCCGTGACCAGGGCCGCACCTTCGAGATCGTCGGCGAACTGCTCGGCGGCTACAAGGGCGACGCCACTGCCGTCATCAAGAACATCGTCAAGGTGAACGACACGACCGTGCGCGTGGACCTGAACAAGCCCTCCAGCGTCCTGCCGGAAGTCCTGGCCGCCGGGTATTTCGGGATCGCCAGCCCGACGGCGATCAAGAAAGAAGGCGCGAAGTACGGCACGCCCGCCAGCAAACCTGTCGGCACCGGCCCGTTCATCTTCCAGAGCTGGCGCACCGGGGACCGCGTCACCCTGCTGCCCAACAAGCTGTACTGGGGTGAGAAGGCCAAGGTCGACCAGCTGGTCATCCGCTCGATCAAGGACGCCAGCCAGCGCCTGAACGAACTGAAGGCCGGGACCATCGACTTCGCCAACGACCTGACCCCTGACAGCCTCAGGAGCATCCAGGCGGACAAGAACCTCGTGGCCGTCAAGCGCCCCAGCTTCAACGTGGGCTTCGTCAGCATGAACAACCGCAACCAGTACCTTAAGAACCAGGCGGTGCGTCAGGCGATCAGCATGGCCATCAACAAGAAGGAGATCGCCAACGCCTTCTGGAACGGTCTGGCCGTCAGCAACGCCAGCTTCCTGCCCCCGGTGCTCGCCTGGGCGAACAGCCCCAAGGTTCCGGCCGACTACAAGTTCGACCCGGCCGCCGCGAAGAAGATGCTGGCCGACGCCGGCTACCCCAACGGTTTCTCGATCGACCTGTGGTACATGCCGGTCAGCCGCCCGTACTTCCCCACCCCCAAGCCCATCGCGGAAGCGATCGCAGCGGACCTGAGCGTCATCGGCATCAAGGTGAACCTGAAGACCGAGGACTGGGCGAAGTACCTGCAAGACCGCAACAAGGAACCGGGCTTCGACATGTACATGATCGGCTGGACCGGCGACTACGGCGACCCGGACAACTTCTACGGCGCGTACTACGGCGCGAACGCGTCAGACGACATCAACTGGAACCCCGCGAACGTCGAGACGCTGCTGCAGCAGGGCCGCGCCGCGAACACCCAGGCCGCCAAGGCCAAGGTGTACCAGCAGCTGCACGAACTCACCTACAACGCCGCGTACCGCATTCCCATGGTGCACAGCAACCCGCTGGCCGCCGCGCGCAGCTACGTGAAGGGCTGGACGCCCAGCCCGCTGGGCAGCGAACCATTCAACACCATCAGCGTCGGCAGCAAGAAGTAA
- a CDS encoding ABC transporter permease — MGSYLIRRLARTLLVMLGISLVVFVFVRSIPGDPAVAMLGERATPEAAAALREQLGLNKPWFFNPANPLDAQYPKYMTALLSGDLGTGLKSNIPVLDDLKARFPATAELSVAALLVALLIGMPAGILAALRRNSIWDNLATTISLVGVSMPVFWLGLLLSYFFGVKLGILPPSGRLGTEFDIAPITGFNVLDALLRGQLAAAWDAVRHLILPAIALGSIPLAIVARITRSAMLDVLNQDYVRTARAKGLADRTVTMKHALRNALLPVVTVIGLQAGALLGGAVLTETIFSWPGLGSWVYDAISQRDYPIIQGGVIFAALVVSVVNLLVDLSYASLDPRIQYS; from the coding sequence TTGGGCAGTTACCTGATCCGCCGCCTTGCACGCACCCTGCTGGTCATGCTGGGCATCAGTCTGGTCGTGTTCGTCTTCGTCCGCTCGATTCCCGGCGACCCGGCCGTGGCCATGCTGGGCGAGCGCGCCACGCCCGAAGCGGCCGCCGCGCTGCGCGAGCAGCTGGGCCTGAACAAACCCTGGTTCTTCAACCCGGCCAACCCGCTGGACGCGCAGTACCCGAAGTACATGACGGCGCTGCTCAGCGGTGACCTGGGCACCGGCCTGAAAAGCAACATTCCCGTGCTGGACGACCTGAAGGCCCGTTTCCCGGCCACGGCGGAACTGAGCGTCGCGGCGCTGCTGGTCGCGCTGCTGATCGGCATGCCCGCCGGAATCCTGGCGGCGCTGCGGCGCAACAGCATCTGGGACAACCTCGCCACGACGATCTCGCTGGTGGGCGTGAGCATGCCGGTGTTCTGGCTGGGTCTGCTCCTGTCGTACTTCTTCGGCGTGAAGCTGGGCATCCTGCCCCCCAGCGGCCGCCTGGGCACCGAGTTCGACATTGCACCCATCACGGGCTTCAACGTCCTGGACGCCCTGCTGCGCGGGCAGCTGGCCGCGGCGTGGGACGCCGTACGGCACCTGATCCTCCCGGCGATCGCGCTGGGCAGCATTCCGCTGGCCATCGTGGCGCGCATTACGCGTAGCGCCATGCTGGACGTCCTGAACCAGGACTACGTGCGCACCGCCCGGGCCAAGGGCCTCGCGGACCGCACGGTGACCATGAAGCACGCCCTGCGCAACGCGCTGCTGCCGGTCGTGACCGTGATCGGCCTGCAGGCTGGCGCGCTGCTGGGCGGCGCCGTGCTGACCGAGACGATCTTCTCCTGGCCGGGCCTGGGGTCGTGGGTGTACGACGCGATCAGCCAGCGCGACTACCCGATCATCCAGGGCGGCGTGATCTTCGCGGCGCTGG
- the purB gene encoding adenylosuccinate lyase, translated as MIDRYLTPEMKALWSEASKYRAWLRVELAAMQAQARHGEVPQAAFDTLTAKSEADPLDEAFALKVAEIEAVTRHDIVAFTRALTDRYGDEARFIHHGLTSTDVVDTAQNLVLDEALGVIITDVEALREVCRIQAAAHKHTPTVGRTHGIHAEPMTFGLKFLNWMATLDRDLERLHAARKRIQVVMLSGSVGTFAHVSPRIEEEVAQAWGWQAAPVTNQTLARDRHAEVLSALAIYGTTVEKIAVEIRHLQRSEVREAMEPFGKGQTGSSSMPHKKNPILTENVTGLARLLRGYLLTGLENVPLWHERDISHSSAERVILPDATAATSYATRRLTGVLRDLVVFPERMLRNLNDLGGLVFSQRVLHALIDEKGLSREDAYTLVQRNALRSWETGEGLRDLLKADADSPLSDAELDAAFDLGWYLRHVDDIYARFGM; from the coding sequence GTGATTGACCGTTACCTGACCCCGGAAATGAAGGCGCTGTGGAGCGAGGCCAGCAAGTACCGCGCGTGGCTGCGCGTGGAACTGGCCGCCATGCAGGCGCAGGCGCGGCACGGCGAGGTGCCCCAGGCGGCCTTCGACACCCTGACGGCCAAGAGTGAGGCCGACCCGCTCGACGAGGCGTTCGCGCTGAAGGTCGCGGAGATCGAGGCGGTGACCCGGCACGACATCGTGGCGTTCACGCGCGCCCTGACCGACCGCTACGGCGACGAGGCGCGCTTCATCCACCACGGCCTGACGAGCACGGACGTGGTGGACACCGCGCAGAATCTCGTGCTGGACGAGGCGCTGGGCGTGATTATCACGGACGTGGAGGCGCTGCGCGAGGTGTGCCGCATTCAGGCGGCGGCGCACAAGCACACGCCGACGGTGGGCCGCACGCACGGCATTCACGCCGAACCGATGACCTTCGGTCTGAAGTTCCTGAACTGGATGGCGACCCTGGACCGCGACCTGGAGCGCCTGCACGCCGCGCGCAAGCGCATTCAGGTGGTCATGCTGTCGGGTTCGGTGGGGACGTTCGCGCACGTCTCGCCCCGCATCGAGGAGGAGGTGGCGCAGGCGTGGGGCTGGCAGGCCGCGCCGGTCACGAACCAGACGCTCGCCCGGGACCGTCACGCCGAGGTCCTGAGCGCCCTGGCGATCTACGGCACCACCGTCGAGAAGATCGCCGTGGAGATCCGCCACCTCCAGCGCAGCGAGGTGCGCGAGGCGATGGAACCCTTCGGGAAGGGCCAGACCGGCAGTTCCTCCATGCCGCACAAGAAGAACCCCATCCTCACGGAGAACGTGACGGGACTGGCACGGCTGCTGCGCGGGTACCTGCTGACGGGCCTGGAGAACGTGCCGCTGTGGCACGAGCGGGACATCAGCCACTCCAGCGCCGAGCGGGTCATCCTGCCCGACGCGACCGCCGCGACCAGTTACGCCACGCGCCGCCTGACTGGGGTGCTGCGTGACCTCGTGGTGTTCCCCGAGCGGATGCTGCGCAACCTGAACGACCTGGGCGGCCTGGTGTTCAGCCAGCGGGTGCTGCACGCCCTGATCGACGAGAAGGGCCTGTCCCGCGAGGACGCCTACACCCTGGTGCAGCGCAATGCCCTGCGCTCCTGGGAGACCGGCGAGGGCCTGCGTGACCTGCTGAAGGCCGACGCGGACAGCCCCCTGAGCGACGCGGAACTGGACGCCGCGTTCGACCTGGGCTGGTACCTGCGGCACGTGGACGACATCTACGCGCGTTTCGGCATGTAA
- a CDS encoding DNA glycosylase AlkZ-like family protein gives MSLTPADLRAAALRTLAPAQGVQAALSRMGFVQADPIRAPARAQDLTLMARVQDYRAGDLERLYPTLDAEEDIIPNYGFVTRDVQRLLHPREVPPGRVEREHPGLIADVRAVLHERGEVHPRDVIAALGARRASNYWGGNSQATTRALDTLHYRGEARIVRRDGGVRVYALSPHLDALRADPLPTPDRLRGVVYLLARLYGPLPEASLRYLTSLSGYGLPHLRADLRGALRDVMKGELEGARVDGVPYVWAPGDHPGDAPASRGVRIVNPFDPLAWDRRRFEHLHGWAYRFEAYTPAPKRTMGYYALPLLHAGRAVGWANLSVGSGTLNAGIGLRPGVRRSATFTAALDRELDRHRAFLNAAQVAVSFDHA, from the coding sequence GTGAGCCTCACGCCTGCCGACCTGCGCGCCGCCGCGCTGCGCACCCTGGCCCCCGCGCAGGGCGTGCAGGCCGCGCTGAGCCGTATGGGCTTCGTGCAGGCCGACCCGATCCGCGCGCCCGCCCGCGCACAGGACCTGACCCTGATGGCCCGCGTGCAGGACTACCGCGCCGGGGACCTCGAGCGGCTGTACCCCACGCTGGACGCCGAGGAGGACATCATCCCCAACTACGGGTTCGTGACGCGGGACGTGCAGCGCCTCCTGCACCCGCGTGAGGTGCCCCCAGGCCGCGTGGAGCGCGAGCATCCCGGCCTGATCGCCGACGTCCGCGCCGTGCTGCACGAGCGGGGCGAGGTCCACCCCCGTGACGTGATCGCCGCGCTGGGCGCCCGGCGCGCCTCGAACTACTGGGGCGGGAATAGTCAGGCGACCACCCGCGCGCTCGACACCCTGCACTACCGGGGCGAGGCGCGGATCGTACGCCGCGACGGTGGCGTGCGCGTGTACGCTCTGTCCCCGCACCTGGACGCCCTGCGGGCCGATCCGCTCCCCACCCCGGACCGCCTGCGTGGGGTCGTGTACCTGCTCGCGCGGCTGTACGGCCCGCTGCCCGAGGCCAGCCTGCGCTACCTGACCAGCCTGTCCGGCTACGGCCTGCCGCACCTGCGCGCGGACCTGCGCGGCGCGCTGCGGGACGTTATGAAAGGTGAACTTGAGGGGGCGCGTGTGGACGGCGTGCCGTACGTGTGGGCGCCGGGCGACCACCCCGGCGACGCGCCCGCTTCGCGCGGCGTGCGGATCGTGAACCCCTTCGACCCGCTGGCGTGGGACCGCCGCCGCTTCGAGCACCTGCACGGCTGGGCGTACCGCTTCGAGGCCTACACGCCCGCCCCGAAGCGCACCATGGGGTACTACGCGCTGCCGCTGCTGCACGCGGGCCGCGCGGTCGGCTGGGCGAACCTGAGTGTGGGCAGCGGCACCCTCAATGCGGGGATCGGCCTGCGGCCCGGCGTGCGGCGCAGCGCCACGTTCACGGCCGCGCTGGACCGCGAACTGGACCGCCACCGCGCCTTTCTGAACGCCGCTCAGGTCGCGGTGTCGTTCGACCACGCCTGA